A part of Campylobacter ureolyticus ACS-301-V-Sch3b genomic DNA contains:
- the nuoH gene encoding NADH-quinone oxidoreductase subunit NuoH: MLILQSVIKSLVIIAVIASLAGLGTYAERKVLAYMQRRIGPWMVGPLGLGQILADMIKLFFKEDVIPKKSAKFAFILAPLISVTAAFVAMAPIPFLPEFTLFGQKVHPILSDIGVGVLFVLAASSTCVYGLIIAGLSSYNKWSLIGSMRAVMQLVSFEVINGLSLIPIIMLVGSLSIIDIVNAQSGGIGAWFFWKQPICFIAFLIASFIECNRTPLCLTENDPELIAGVTTPYGGMRFGMFFIAEYANMITYSVLIALIFFGGFNQIWFIPGGIVMILKSSFFFFLFLWTRATFPHLRADQLMGLCWKVLMPLCLMMIFLTGIVNI, encoded by the coding sequence ATGCTAATACTTCAAAGCGTTATAAAATCTCTTGTAATAATTGCTGTAATTGCATCACTTGCCGGACTTGGAACATACGCTGAAAGAAAAGTTTTAGCTTATATGCAACGCCGTATTGGACCTTGGATGGTTGGGCCTTTGGGACTAGGTCAAATTTTAGCTGATATGATAAAACTTTTTTTTAAAGAAGATGTAATCCCTAAAAAATCAGCCAAATTTGCCTTTATCCTTGCACCTTTGATCTCCGTAACTGCTGCATTTGTAGCAATGGCTCCAATACCATTTTTACCAGAATTTACACTTTTTGGGCAAAAAGTTCATCCGATTTTAAGCGATATAGGTGTTGGTGTTTTGTTTGTTTTAGCAGCTAGTTCAACTTGTGTTTATGGGCTTATAATAGCAGGATTATCAAGTTATAATAAATGGAGTTTAATTGGTTCAATGAGGGCTGTTATGCAGCTTGTTAGTTTTGAGGTTATAAATGGTTTGAGCCTAATTCCAATCATTATGCTTGTTGGCTCACTTTCAATAATTGATATAGTAAATGCTCAAAGTGGCGGAATTGGAGCATGGTTTTTTTGGAAACAACCAATTTGTTTTATTGCATTTTTAATTGCCTCATTTATAGAGTGTAATAGAACTCCACTTTGTTTAACAGAAAACGATCCCGAATTAATCGCTGGTGTTACAACGCCTTATGGCGGAATGAGATTTGGTATGTTTTTCATAGCCGAGTATGCAAATATGATAACCTACTCTGTTTTAATAGCTCTAATTTTCTTTGGTGGATTTAATCAAATTTGGTTTATACCAGGTGGCATTGTTATGATTTTAAAATCAAGCTTTTTTTTCTTTTTATTTCTATGGACAAGAGCTACTTTTCCACACTTAAGAGCAGATCAGCTAATGGGGCTTTGCTGGAAAGTTCTAATGCCACTATGCTTAATGATGATTTTTTTGACAGGCATTGTGAATATTTAA
- the nuoI gene encoding NADH-quinone oxidoreductase subunit NuoI, with protein sequence MSYIKVDNRIKAISKKEKLKRFLKRTFSPDLFIGLSLTFKEMVKKNNSHTLLYPFEKMELNSRYRGVHSLQRLLESGNERCIGCGLCEKICISKCIRMETFLADDGRKKVKNYSINLGRCVYCGLCADVCPELAIVHTKEYEFASEQRAYYAFKDELLSKNIKEQEEFSGYGSYLQDDKIRLTPTDFLDKENL encoded by the coding sequence ATGAGTTACATAAAAGTTGACAATAGAATAAAAGCAATATCTAAAAAAGAAAAACTAAAACGCTTTTTAAAAAGAACTTTTAGTCCAGATTTATTTATAGGGCTTAGTCTTACTTTTAAAGAAATGGTTAAAAAAAATAATTCCCACACTCTTTTATATCCTTTTGAGAAAATGGAGCTAAACTCTCGTTATCGTGGAGTTCATTCACTGCAAAGACTTCTTGAAAGTGGCAATGAAAGATGTATTGGTTGTGGACTTTGCGAAAAAATTTGTATAAGTAAATGCATTAGAATGGAGACTTTTTTAGCTGATGATGGCAGAAAAAAGGTAAAAAACTACTCTATAAATTTAGGAAGATGTGTTTATTGCGGACTTTGTGCAGATGTTTGTCCGGAGTTAGCTATAGTTCATACAAAAGAGTATGAGTTTGCAAGTGAACAAAGAGCATATTATGCATTTAAGGATGAGCTTTTAAGTAAAAATATAAAAGAACAAGAGGAATTTAGTGGCTATGGCTCATATCTACAAGATGATAAAATAAGACTTACTCCAACTGATTTTTTAGATAAGGAAAATTTATGA
- the nuoK gene encoding NADH-quinone oxidoreductase subunit NuoK has protein sequence MIIGLNHYLFVSICMFILGLIGVMKRSNLIMLFISTEILLNAANIALVAIGEYKADLNGQVFAIFIMGIAASELAVGLGLLVRFYKKTGSFSIQDLQTIGQKDD, from the coding sequence ATGATAATAGGACTAAATCACTATCTTTTTGTAAGTATTTGCATGTTTATTTTAGGACTTATCGGGGTTATGAAAAGATCAAATCTAATAATGCTTTTTATCTCAACTGAAATTTTGCTAAATGCAGCAAATATTGCGCTAGTGGCTATTGGTGAGTATAAAGCTGACTTAAACGGGCAAGTTTTTGCTATTTTTATAATGGGCATCGCAGCTAGCGAATTAGCAGTTGGACTTGGGCTTTTAGTTAGATTTTATAAAAAAACTGGCTCATTTAGCATTCAAGATCTACAGACAATAGGACAAAAAGATGATTGA
- a CDS encoding NADH-quinone oxidoreductase subunit J, giving the protein MIETIGFYFFSIMSIFLFAISVFSTKVLYSMSALAGGMIFISGLFFLLNAEFLGVIQILVYTGAVVVLYSFAMMFFDSNIEFKEDKKSFKIIFSLSIISAILIFIMILAPIKAKSLSSSYPIIEGARNTDLLGIILFTKYIVAFEICATLLLAAMICAIVLTHKEMDKKGDIL; this is encoded by the coding sequence ATGATAGAAACAATTGGATTTTACTTTTTTAGCATTATGAGTATTTTTCTTTTTGCAATAAGTGTTTTTTCTACAAAAGTCCTATATTCAATGAGCGCATTAGCTGGTGGTATGATTTTTATATCAGGATTATTTTTTCTACTAAATGCTGAGTTTTTAGGAGTTATACAAATTTTAGTTTATACAGGTGCAGTTGTTGTTTTATACTCATTTGCAATGATGTTTTTTGACTCAAATATAGAATTTAAAGAAGATAAAAAATCTTTTAAAATTATTTTTTCTCTTTCTATAATATCAGCAATTTTGATTTTTATAATGATTTTAGCCCCAATAAAAGCAAAAAGCCTATCATCAAGCTATCCTATTATCGAAGGAGCAAGAAATACTGATTTACTTGGTATTATTTTATTTACTAAATATATCGTTGCCTTTGAAATTTGTGCAACCTTGCTTTTAGCTGCGATGATTTGTGCCATAGTTTTAACCCATAAGGAGATGGATAAAAAAGGAGATATCTTATGA